The following proteins are encoded in a genomic region of Variovorax paradoxus:
- the lipA gene encoding lipoyl synthase, with product MNDTATLHGPQRGVDKTRRIPIRVVEARPALPKPDWIRVRVSQSESFREVKRTLREASLHTVCEEASCPNIGECFSKGTATFMVLGDLCTRRCPFCDVAHGRPQPPDPDEARHLAETVARLKLKYVVITSVDRDDLRDGGAAHFAACIRAVRAQSPGTQIEVLVPDFRGRAEVALDILAADPPDVMNHNLETVPRLYRQARPGADYLHSLQLLQSFHARCPQVPTKSGLMLGLGETDDEVLAVMRDMRSHGVSMLTVGQYLQPRPGNLPVARYVAPAQFETLAQQAQAMGFAHAACGPLVRSSYHADRQAHAAGV from the coding sequence ATGAACGACACCGCGACGCTCCACGGCCCGCAGCGCGGCGTCGACAAGACCCGCCGGATTCCGATCCGCGTCGTCGAAGCGAGGCCGGCGCTGCCAAAGCCCGACTGGATCCGCGTGCGCGTCTCGCAGAGCGAGAGCTTCCGCGAAGTGAAGCGCACGCTGCGCGAGGCCAGCCTGCACACCGTGTGCGAGGAGGCCTCGTGCCCCAACATCGGTGAGTGCTTCAGCAAGGGCACGGCCACCTTCATGGTGCTGGGCGACCTGTGCACGCGCCGCTGTCCGTTCTGCGACGTGGCGCATGGCCGGCCGCAGCCGCCCGATCCCGACGAGGCTCGGCACCTGGCGGAAACGGTCGCGCGGCTGAAGCTGAAGTACGTGGTGATCACGAGCGTCGACCGCGACGACCTGCGCGACGGCGGGGCGGCGCACTTTGCCGCGTGCATCCGCGCGGTGCGGGCGCAGTCGCCCGGCACGCAGATCGAAGTGCTCGTGCCCGACTTCAGGGGACGCGCCGAAGTGGCGCTGGACATCCTTGCGGCCGATCCGCCGGACGTGATGAACCACAACCTGGAGACCGTGCCGCGCTTGTACCGCCAGGCGCGCCCCGGCGCCGACTACCTGCACTCGCTGCAACTGCTGCAATCGTTCCACGCGCGCTGCCCCCAGGTGCCCACCAAGTCCGGCCTGATGCTGGGCCTGGGCGAAACCGACGACGAAGTGCTGGCCGTGATGCGTGACATGCGCAGCCACGGCGTGAGCATGCTCACCGTCGGCCAGTACCTGCAGCCGCGCCCCGGCAACCTGCCCGTGGCGCGCTACGTCGCTCCCGCTCAGTTCGAAACCCTTGCGCAGCAGGCCCAAGCCATGGGCTTCGCCCATGCCGCCTGCGGACCGCTCGTGCGGTCCAGCTACCACGCCGACCGGCAGGCCCATGCCGCCGGTGTCTGA
- the aceF gene encoding dihydrolipoyllysine-residue acetyltransferase, whose amino-acid sequence MSNAIDIKVPDIGDFSDVPVIEIFVKPGDTVKAEDPLVSLESDKATMDVPAPRGGVVESILVKLGDKVGEGSVIMTFKGEGGAAAAPAPAEAAKPSVSAAPSATSAPAGIAEVRVPDIGDFKDVPVIEIFVKVGDTVKAEDPIVSLESDKATMDVPAPLSGVVTAIGIKIGDKVSEGSVILSLATGDAPVVGAAPSPQPSPAGGRGSDTAAVVALPAGNAEIEAGFALAYAGPAVRKLARELGVDLGKVKGTGDHGRIVRTDVEAFAKGGGASAAPAMSKAASAPAGGGVGGIDLLPWPKVDFAKFGPTERKELSRIKKISAANLHRNWVVIPHVTTHDEADITDLEPFRVQMNKELEKSGVKISMLPFMMKAAVAALKKFPEFNASLDGDALVLKNYWHIGFAADTPNGLMVPVIRDVDKKSVPDIAKEMGELAKLARDGKLKPDQMSGGTFTISSLGGIGGIYFTPIINAPEVAIMGVCKSYWKQHSADGKTYTSRLTLPLSLSWDHRVIDGAAAARFNVYFANVLADLRRVLF is encoded by the coding sequence ATGAGCAATGCAATCGACATCAAGGTTCCGGACATCGGCGATTTCAGCGATGTGCCGGTCATCGAAATCTTCGTGAAGCCCGGCGACACGGTGAAAGCCGAAGACCCGCTGGTTTCGCTCGAATCCGACAAGGCCACGATGGACGTGCCCGCGCCGCGCGGCGGCGTGGTCGAGTCCATCCTGGTGAAGCTGGGCGACAAGGTCGGCGAAGGCAGCGTCATCATGACGTTCAAGGGGGAGGGTGGTGCTGCCGCCGCTCCCGCGCCCGCCGAAGCCGCCAAGCCCAGCGTGAGCGCCGCGCCTTCCGCCACCAGCGCGCCGGCCGGCATCGCCGAAGTGCGCGTGCCCGACATCGGCGACTTCAAGGACGTGCCCGTCATCGAGATCTTCGTGAAGGTCGGCGACACGGTGAAGGCCGAAGACCCGATCGTCTCGCTCGAATCCGACAAGGCCACGATGGACGTGCCTGCGCCGCTCTCGGGGGTTGTGACGGCAATCGGCATCAAGATCGGGGACAAGGTCAGCGAAGGGTCGGTGATTCTTTCGCTGGCTACGGGGGATGCGCCTGTGGTGGGGGCAGCACCCTCACCCCAACCCTCTCCCGCGGGCGGGAGAGGGAGTGATACGGCAGCGGTGGTGGCGCTGCCTGCGGGCAACGCGGAGATCGAAGCGGGCTTCGCACTCGCCTACGCCGGCCCGGCGGTGCGCAAGCTCGCACGCGAACTCGGTGTGGACCTCGGCAAGGTCAAGGGCACCGGTGACCATGGCCGCATCGTGCGTACCGACGTCGAGGCCTTCGCGAAGGGCGGCGGCGCATCTGCCGCACCGGCCATGTCCAAGGCCGCGTCAGCCCCCGCAGGCGGTGGCGTCGGCGGCATCGACCTCTTGCCCTGGCCCAAGGTCGATTTCGCCAAGTTCGGCCCGACCGAGCGAAAAGAACTGTCACGCATCAAGAAGATCAGTGCCGCGAACCTGCACCGCAACTGGGTCGTCATTCCGCATGTGACGACGCACGACGAGGCCGACATCACCGACCTCGAGCCCTTCCGCGTGCAGATGAACAAGGAGCTGGAGAAGTCGGGCGTCAAGATCAGCATGCTGCCCTTCATGATGAAGGCGGCCGTGGCCGCGCTGAAGAAGTTCCCGGAGTTCAACGCGAGCCTCGACGGCGACGCCCTGGTGCTCAAGAACTACTGGCACATCGGCTTCGCGGCCGACACGCCCAACGGGCTCATGGTGCCGGTGATCCGCGATGTTGACAAAAAGAGCGTGCCCGACATCGCCAAGGAGATGGGCGAGCTCGCCAAGCTCGCACGCGACGGCAAGCTCAAGCCCGACCAGATGTCGGGCGGCACCTTCACCATCAGCTCGCTGGGCGGCATTGGCGGCATCTATTTCACCCCCATCATCAATGCGCCGGAGGTCGCCATCATGGGCGTGTGCAAGAGCTACTGGAAGCAGCACTCAGCCGACGGCAAGACCTACACCTCGCGGCTCACGCTGCCGCTGTCGCTGTCGTGGGACCACCGCGTGATCGACGGCGCCGCCGCCGCGCGCTTCAACGTCTATTTCGCCAACGTGCTCGCCGACCTGCGGCGCGTGCTGTTCTGA
- a CDS encoding dicarboxylate/amino acid:cation symporter — translation MDQPSVAPKAFYKSLYFQVITAIVLGVLLGHFWPDTGASMKPLGDGFIKLIKMIIAPIIFCTVVVGIAGMEDMKKVGKTGGLALLYFEIVSSIALVVGLVIINIVRPGAGMNVDVSQLDAKSVAAYTGPGKMQSTTDFLLNVIPSTVVDAFAKGEILQVLLIAVMFGFALHKFGGRGTLVFDVIEKGSHVLFVIVGYIMKVAPIGAFGAMAFTIGKYGVSSLLQLGQLMATFYLTCLLFIFVVLGGIARFHGFSIWKFIKYIKEELLIVLGTSSSESVLPRMMAKLENLGAKKSVVGLVVPTGYSFNLDGTSIYLTMAAVFIAQATNTDMTLTQQFTLLAVLLLTSKGAAGVTGSGFIVLAATLSAVGHVPVAGLALILGIDRFMSEARALTNLIGNGVATVVVAKWTDDLDTVRMNRILNQETAIESDEPERVLDATEAHMPASPAR, via the coding sequence GTGGACCAACCATCCGTAGCCCCCAAGGCGTTCTACAAATCCCTCTATTTCCAGGTCATTACCGCCATCGTGCTCGGAGTGCTGCTGGGGCACTTCTGGCCCGACACCGGCGCGTCGATGAAGCCGCTGGGCGATGGTTTCATCAAGCTCATCAAGATGATCATCGCGCCGATCATCTTCTGCACGGTGGTGGTGGGCATCGCCGGCATGGAAGACATGAAGAAGGTCGGGAAGACCGGCGGCCTGGCGCTCCTGTACTTCGAGATCGTGAGCTCGATCGCGCTGGTGGTGGGCCTCGTCATCATCAACATCGTGCGGCCCGGCGCCGGCATGAACGTGGACGTGAGCCAGCTCGACGCCAAGAGCGTGGCGGCCTACACCGGCCCCGGCAAGATGCAGAGCACCACCGACTTCCTGCTCAACGTGATCCCGAGCACGGTGGTCGATGCCTTCGCCAAGGGCGAGATCCTGCAGGTGCTGCTGATTGCCGTGATGTTCGGCTTTGCGCTGCACAAGTTCGGCGGCCGCGGCACGCTGGTGTTCGATGTGATCGAGAAGGGCTCGCACGTGCTCTTCGTGATCGTGGGCTACATCATGAAGGTCGCGCCCATCGGTGCCTTCGGCGCCATGGCTTTCACCATCGGCAAGTATGGCGTGAGCTCGCTGCTGCAGCTCGGCCAGCTGATGGCCACCTTCTACCTGACCTGCCTGCTGTTCATCTTCGTGGTGCTGGGGGGAATCGCGCGCTTCCACGGCTTCAGCATCTGGAAGTTCATCAAGTACATCAAGGAAGAGCTGCTGATCGTGCTGGGCACGTCCTCCAGCGAATCGGTGCTGCCGCGCATGATGGCCAAGCTGGAAAACCTGGGCGCCAAGAAGTCGGTGGTCGGCCTGGTGGTGCCCACGGGCTATTCGTTCAATCTCGACGGCACCTCGATCTACCTGACGATGGCGGCCGTGTTCATCGCGCAGGCGACCAACACCGACATGACGCTCACCCAGCAATTCACGCTGCTGGCGGTGCTGCTGCTCACCTCGAAGGGCGCGGCCGGTGTCACGGGCAGCGGCTTCATCGTGCTGGCGGCGACGCTCTCGGCCGTGGGCCATGTGCCGGTGGCCGGATTGGCGCTCATCCTGGGCATCGACCGCTTCATGTCGGAAGCCCGCGCGCTGACCAATCTGATCGGCAACGGCGTCGCGACGGTTGTCGTTGCCAAGTGGACCGACGACCTGGATACGGTGCGGATGAACCGCATCCTGAACCAGGAAACCGCCATCGAGTCCGACGAGCCCGAGCGCGTACTCGACGCGACCGAGGCACACATGCCGGCCAGCCCGGCGCGCTGA
- the lpdA gene encoding dihydrolipoyl dehydrogenase, whose amino-acid sequence MAHTVEVKVPDIGEFKDVAIIELLVKPGEVIAVDTGLIMVESDKASMEIPSSHAGTVKELKVALGDKVSEGSVILVIEAVSASPLPPAGEGPGVRATAAAPSPQPSPASGRGSEAAGYAGKADLECEVLVLGAGPGGYSAAFRSADLGVKTVLVERYATLGGVCLNVGCIPSKALLHTVGVMDEVKLLAKHGIRYTAPEVDIDALRGFKDGVIKKLTGGLAGMAKARKVEVVTGVGSFLDAHHVEVVGEGGAKKVVKFAKAIIAAGSQAVKLPFMPEDDRVVDSTGALLLKGIPKRMLVIGGGIIGLEMATVYSTLGTRIDVVEMLDGLMQGADRDLVKVWEKVNAPRFDNVMLKTKTVGAKATQAGIEVSFEGEKAPKEPQVYDLVLVAVGRSPNGKKLAADKAGVAVTDRGFIEVDKQMRTNVPHIFAIGDIVGQPMLAHKAVHEAHVAAEVAHGEASYFDARQIPSVAYTDPEVAWAGKTEEQCKAEGLKIGKAVFPWAASGRAIANGRDEGFTKLLFDEATHRIVGGGIVGTHAGDLISEVCLAIEMGCEPSDIGKTIHPHPTLGESIGMAAEVFEGHCTDLPPVKKK is encoded by the coding sequence ATGGCACACACGGTGGAAGTCAAGGTTCCCGACATCGGTGAGTTCAAGGATGTCGCGATCATCGAACTGCTGGTCAAGCCCGGGGAGGTCATTGCCGTCGATACCGGGTTGATCATGGTGGAGTCGGACAAGGCGTCGATGGAGATTCCGTCGAGCCATGCGGGGACGGTGAAGGAGCTGAAGGTTGCGCTCGGCGACAAAGTGAGTGAAGGCTCGGTGATCCTGGTGATCGAGGCCGTCTCTGCCTCCCCTCTACCGCCTGCGGGAGAGGGGCCGGGGGTGAGGGCGACGGCCGCCGCACCCTCACCCCAGCCCTCTCCCGCAAGCGGGAGAGGGAGTGAAGCGGCCGGCTACGCCGGCAAAGCAGATCTGGAGTGCGAAGTGCTCGTGCTCGGCGCCGGCCCCGGCGGCTACTCGGCCGCCTTCCGCAGCGCCGACCTCGGCGTGAAAACCGTGCTGGTCGAACGCTACGCCACGCTCGGGGGGGTGTGCCTCAACGTGGGCTGCATCCCGTCGAAGGCGCTGCTGCACACGGTCGGCGTGATGGACGAGGTGAAGCTGCTCGCCAAGCACGGCATCAGGTACACCGCGCCCGAAGTCGACATCGACGCGCTGCGCGGCTTCAAGGACGGCGTGATCAAGAAGCTCACCGGCGGCCTCGCCGGCATGGCGAAGGCGCGCAAGGTCGAGGTTGTCACCGGCGTCGGCAGCTTCCTCGACGCGCACCACGTCGAGGTGGTGGGCGAGGGCGGTGCGAAGAAGGTCGTGAAGTTCGCCAAGGCCATCATCGCCGCGGGCTCGCAGGCCGTGAAGCTGCCGTTCATGCCCGAGGACGACCGCGTGGTCGACTCCACCGGCGCGCTGCTGCTCAAGGGCATTCCCAAACGCATGCTGGTGATCGGCGGCGGCATCATCGGCCTGGAGATGGCCACCGTGTACTCCACGCTGGGCACGCGCATCGACGTGGTCGAAATGCTCGACGGCCTGATGCAGGGCGCCGACCGCGACTTGGTGAAGGTGTGGGAGAAGGTCAACGCGCCGCGCTTCGACAACGTGATGCTCAAGACCAAGACGGTTGGTGCGAAGGCCACCCAGGCCGGCATCGAGGTCAGCTTCGAAGGCGAGAAGGCGCCGAAGGAACCGCAGGTCTACGACCTGGTGCTCGTCGCCGTGGGCCGCAGCCCCAACGGCAAGAAGCTCGCCGCCGACAAGGCCGGCGTTGCCGTCACCGACCGCGGCTTCATCGAGGTCGACAAGCAGATGCGCACCAACGTGCCGCACATCTTCGCCATCGGCGACATCGTGGGCCAGCCCATGCTCGCGCACAAGGCGGTGCACGAGGCGCATGTGGCGGCCGAGGTGGCGCACGGCGAGGCCTCGTACTTCGACGCGCGGCAGATTCCCTCGGTGGCCTACACGGACCCTGAGGTGGCCTGGGCCGGCAAGACCGAGGAGCAGTGCAAGGCCGAGGGCCTGAAGATCGGCAAGGCGGTGTTCCCGTGGGCCGCATCGGGCCGCGCCATCGCCAATGGGCGCGACGAAGGCTTCACCAAGCTGCTGTTCGACGAGGCCACGCACCGCATCGTCGGTGGCGGCATCGTCGGCACGCATGCGGGCGACCTGATCAGCGAGGTGTGCCTGGCCATCGAGATGGGCTGCGAGCCCTCGGACATCGGCAAGACCATCCATCCGCATCCGACGCTCGGCGAATCCATCGGCATGGCGGCCGAAGTGTTCGAGGGGCATTGCACCGACCTGCCCCCGGTGAAGAAGAAGTAG
- a CDS encoding alpha/beta fold hydrolase, producing the protein MPLALAFEALGSGPPVVILHGLFGAGRNWTHIAGALARDHRVYLPDARNHGASPWAESMSYAEMADDVLALLEREQLQRPFVIGHSMGGKTAMALALSHPQTVGGVAVIDIAPQSYADQFSSYVSTMRSFDAAHAAGQHEISQALAEGLGAKAPADFVMQNLRRQYDRFDWRLNLLATGLCMHDLCGFPDALRNARYEGPALFVHGAESGYVPPSSLAGIRALFPHAETERIAAAGHWVHADQPAALLCGLRDWLADAAAAAPH; encoded by the coding sequence ATGCCGCTCGCACTGGCTTTCGAGGCGCTGGGATCGGGGCCTCCGGTGGTGATCCTGCACGGCCTGTTCGGCGCGGGACGCAACTGGACGCACATCGCCGGGGCGCTGGCCCGGGACCACCGCGTCTACCTGCCCGACGCCCGCAACCATGGTGCCTCGCCCTGGGCCGAGTCCATGTCGTACGCCGAAATGGCGGACGACGTGCTGGCGCTGCTCGAGCGCGAGCAGTTGCAGCGGCCCTTCGTGATCGGCCACAGCATGGGCGGCAAGACCGCAATGGCGCTCGCGCTGTCGCACCCGCAGACCGTCGGCGGCGTGGCGGTGATCGACATCGCGCCCCAGAGCTACGCCGACCAGTTCTCGTCCTACGTGTCGACCATGCGCAGCTTCGACGCAGCCCACGCGGCCGGGCAGCACGAAATCAGCCAGGCGCTGGCCGAGGGTCTCGGCGCGAAGGCTCCGGCCGACTTCGTGATGCAGAACCTGCGCCGGCAGTACGACCGCTTCGACTGGCGGCTCAACCTGCTCGCCACCGGGCTGTGCATGCACGATCTCTGCGGCTTTCCGGATGCGCTGCGCAACGCGCGCTACGAAGGCCCGGCGCTCTTCGTCCACGGCGCGGAGTCCGGTTACGTGCCGCCTTCGTCGCTCGCCGGCATCCGCGCGCTGTTCCCGCACGCCGAGACCGAGCGCATCGCCGCCGCCGGCCACTGGGTGCATGCCGACCAGCCCGCGGCGCTGCTGTGCGGCCTGCGCGACTGGCTGGCCGATGCGGCCGCGGCCGCCCCTCATTGA
- a CDS encoding NADP-dependent malic enzyme: protein MSDEKLREAALDYHRHPTPGKISVNPTKPMATQRDLALAYSPGVAEACMEIARDPAEAMNLTSRANLVAVITNGTAVLGLGNIGALAGKPVMEGKACLFKKFAGIDVFDIELDESDPDALIDTIARMEPTFGGINLEDIKAPECFYIEKKLRERMKIPVFHDDQHGTAIVAAAAILNALRHVKKDIREVKLVASGAGAAALACLDLIVSLGLPQQNIFVSDSAGVVYTGRKEQMDPNKARYAQETPARKLADIIGGADIFLGLSAGGVLKPEMVKEMARDPIILAMANPTPEILPEDALAVRPDAILGTGRSDYPNQVNNVLCFPFIFRGALDVGATTINEEMKLAAVRAIAELAHAEIPEVVAQAYGAVGLRFGRDYLIPKPFDPRLIEFVAPAVAQAAVDSGVATRPIADMKAYRQRLSQFVYQSGSSMQPLFAAAKQSPKRVVYAEGEDERVLRAAQVVVDEGLARPLLLGRPEVIAERIAQYGLRLVLGTDCEVVDLLEAAVYGDAAEAYYQLKRRDGVSRLVAQTEMRSRGTLLAAMLVRQGKADAMLCGTLGGYGDHLRHVRDVIGLRPGAKTMAAMQMLMLPGRQLFICDTHVNRDPDAAQIAEIALLAAEEVRRFGVTPAVALLSHSNFGGSDAASAVKMREALALIKKADPQLAVEGEMRGDAALSKTILDHEFPDSALETEANVLVMPNVDAANISYNLLRMAAGSGITVGGILLGAARSVHILTPSSTVRRIVNMTALAVVDANSHRNVA, encoded by the coding sequence ATGTCCGACGAAAAACTGCGCGAAGCCGCCCTCGACTACCACCGCCATCCCACGCCCGGCAAGATCTCGGTGAACCCGACCAAGCCGATGGCCACGCAGCGCGACCTCGCGCTCGCGTACTCGCCCGGCGTGGCCGAGGCCTGCATGGAGATCGCGCGCGACCCGGCCGAGGCCATGAACCTGACCTCGCGCGCCAACCTCGTGGCGGTCATCACCAACGGCACGGCCGTGCTGGGCCTGGGCAACATCGGCGCGCTGGCCGGCAAGCCGGTGATGGAAGGCAAGGCCTGCCTGTTCAAGAAATTCGCGGGCATCGACGTGTTCGACATCGAGCTCGACGAGAGCGACCCCGATGCGCTCATCGACACCATCGCGCGCATGGAGCCCACCTTCGGCGGCATCAACCTCGAGGACATCAAGGCGCCCGAGTGCTTCTACATCGAGAAGAAGCTGCGCGAGCGCATGAAGATTCCGGTGTTCCACGACGACCAGCACGGCACCGCGATCGTCGCGGCCGCTGCCATTCTCAACGCGCTGAGGCATGTGAAGAAGGACATCCGCGAAGTGAAGCTGGTGGCTTCGGGCGCCGGCGCGGCGGCGCTGGCCTGCCTCGATCTGATCGTGAGCCTGGGGCTGCCGCAGCAGAACATCTTCGTGTCCGACAGCGCGGGCGTGGTCTACACCGGCCGCAAGGAGCAGATGGACCCGAACAAGGCCCGCTATGCGCAGGAGACCCCGGCGCGCAAGCTGGCCGACATCATCGGCGGCGCCGACATCTTCCTGGGCCTTTCGGCGGGTGGCGTGCTCAAGCCCGAGATGGTCAAGGAGATGGCGCGCGATCCGATCATCCTGGCCATGGCCAACCCGACGCCCGAGATCCTGCCGGAAGACGCGCTGGCCGTGCGCCCCGACGCGATCCTCGGCACCGGCCGCTCGGACTATCCGAACCAGGTCAACAACGTGCTGTGTTTCCCGTTCATCTTCCGCGGCGCGCTCGACGTGGGTGCGACCACGATCAACGAGGAGATGAAACTCGCCGCCGTGCGCGCCATCGCCGAGCTCGCGCATGCCGAGATTCCCGAGGTGGTGGCGCAGGCCTATGGCGCGGTCGGCCTGCGCTTCGGCCGCGACTACCTGATTCCCAAGCCCTTCGACCCGCGCCTGATCGAGTTCGTCGCGCCCGCGGTGGCGCAGGCCGCGGTCGACAGCGGCGTCGCGACGCGGCCCATCGCCGACATGAAGGCCTACCGCCAGCGCCTGTCGCAATTCGTCTACCAGTCGGGCAGCAGCATGCAGCCGCTGTTCGCCGCCGCCAAGCAGTCGCCCAAGCGCGTGGTCTACGCCGAGGGCGAGGACGAGCGTGTATTGCGCGCTGCGCAGGTGGTGGTCGACGAAGGCCTGGCGCGTCCGCTGCTGCTGGGCCGTCCCGAGGTGATCGCCGAGCGCATCGCGCAGTACGGCCTGCGCCTCGTGCTGGGCACCGACTGCGAGGTCGTCGACCTGCTCGAAGCGGCCGTGTACGGCGACGCGGCCGAGGCCTACTACCAGCTCAAGCGCCGCGACGGCGTCTCGCGCCTGGTGGCACAGACCGAGATGCGCAGCCGCGGCACGCTGCTCGCGGCCATGCTGGTGCGCCAGGGCAAGGCGGACGCCATGCTGTGCGGCACGCTCGGCGGCTACGGCGACCACTTGCGCCATGTGCGCGATGTGATCGGCCTGCGCCCCGGCGCGAAGACCATGGCCGCCATGCAGATGCTGATGCTGCCGGGGCGCCAGCTCTTCATCTGCGACACCCACGTCAACCGCGACCCCGACGCTGCGCAGATCGCCGAGATCGCGCTACTCGCGGCCGAAGAGGTGCGCCGCTTCGGCGTGACGCCGGCCGTGGCGCTGCTGTCGCACTCCAACTTCGGCGGATCGGACGCGGCCTCGGCTGTGAAGATGCGCGAGGCGCTCGCGCTCATCAAGAAGGCCGATCCGCAACTGGCAGTCGAAGGCGAGATGCGCGGTGACGCGGCACTGTCGAAGACCATCCTCGACCACGAGTTTCCGGACTCGGCGCTGGAGACCGAGGCCAATGTGCTCGTCATGCCCAACGTCGATGCGGCCAACATCTCGTACAACCTGCTGCGCATGGCGGCCGGCAGCGGCATCACGGTGGGCGGCATCCTGCTGGGCGCGGCGCGCTCGGTGCACATCCTCACGCCGTCGTCCACGGTGCGCCGCATCGTCAACATGACGGCGCTCGCGGTGGTCGATGCCAACTCGCATCGCAACGTGGCCTGA